The sequence TTGTGGCAATCCGATTAGATCTAAATAATGCCGAAAATCAAGGTCGGGGCGAAAGATAAACCCCTCGTTCGAAATTTGCGCTGACAAGCCTCGCTGCAGCCAATCACCCACAATAAGTAGTCTTGGGCGCTGTGACTCCGGCCAGATGGCTACATTGGCTTGTTGGAGCGCAGGAACAAGTTTTGAAGTATTAAATTCAACACGTACATTTTGACCGACCACAACCCCATCAATTTGGCGATTAACCAGCTGGTAGTTTTGCACCCACTTGCGCGCTTGTGAACTAAAAGACTGAGTTGCAGGCAAGGCTGTAATATCAGGATTACCCGATACCCTAACCAACAGCGCAGCCATCGCCTCAGCAAAATAGCGGTCAAGTTGCGATTGATCAAAACTCGCTATCTCAATATCAACACTAAAAAAACTATCCTCAGCCTTTACTGGGGTCAACATCATCAGCAATAAAGCAGGTAGCAAGCTAACCAGTAAAGCGTAGTTGCGAAAACTTCTCATACGTCTCTCAAAAATTTTAGTTACAATATAATAATGTTTTTAAATAAAAGCGTGCGGCTGATTTACATGATTCTGCCGTAATCTTCCATCAATTAAAAGTTTCTTAATCTATATTATGTCTACTAAACCATCACTCAGTTATAAAGACGCCGGCGTTGATATTGATGCAGGCGACGCCCTTGTTCAAGCGATCAAACCTATTGCCAAAGCCACCGCTCGTCCCGAGGTTATGGCCTCACTAGGTGGTTTTGGGGCACTATTTGAACTTCCTATTCATAAATACAAAAATCCGGTCCTTGTCTCAGGTACAGACGGCGTAGGCACAAAGCTGCGTTTAGCCATTGATTCTGAAAAACACGACCAAGTAGGCATAGACTTGGTTGCGATGTGCGTTAATGACCTTATCGTTCAAGGTGCTGAACCTCTATTTTTCTTAGATTATTATGCAACAGGCAAACTTGATATTCATGTTGCGAAAGATGTCATTAATGGCATAGGTGAAGGCTGCCAACAAGCTGGCTGCGCGCTTATTGGCGGCGAAACCGCTGAAATGCCTGGCATGTATCCGGTCGGTGACTATGATCTTGCTGGATTCTGTGTGGGCATCGTTGAGAAAGATCAACTCATTGATGGTTCTAAAGTTCAGGCCGGCGACAAACTGATTGGTATCGCCTCTTCAGGCCCGCACTCTAACGGTTATTCGTTGATTCGCAAAATTATTGAGGTCAGTGGCGCCAATTTAAACGAAGAGTTGAATGGCCAAAAACTCATCGACGCGCTAATGGCACCGACTAAAATCTATGTCAAATCATTATTGGAATTATTCAAGACGGTAGAGGTTCATGCCCTATCCCACATTACCGGCGGTGGTCTAATTGAAAACCTACCCCGCGTGATGCCCGACCACACCTGTGCCAAAATTGACAGTCAGGCCTGGCAACGCCCTGCCGTATTTGATTGGTTACAAGAGCAAGGCAATGTCGATAAAATTGAAATGCATCGCACCTTCAACTGTGGCATCGGAATGGTAGTAGTTGTTGCGGCTGATCAAGCAGATGCCGCATTAGCAAAGTTGAAAGCACTGGGTGAGCAGGCCTGGTTGATTGGCGAAATGGTTCATTCAGAAACCGCACAACCCCATGTAGAACTTCACTAAGTTTTCATGGCGTTTGAAATCGTTGTTTTAGTATCAGGGTTTGGGTCTAATCTGCAAGCACTTATCGATGCGGCTAAGGCTCACCCCGATCAGTACAGAATTAAGGCGGTTATCTGTAATCGCCCACAAGCCTATGCGCTTGAACGCGCCCGTCAAGCAAACATCCCATATTTTACAATTTGTGCCGCCGCAGGCCAAACACGCGAAAGCTATGATCAACAGCTCAACCAGCAACTAGAAACCTTGCAGCCCGATTTAATTGTCATGGCTGGCTTTATGCGCATTTTATCCGCAGGGTTCACAGAGAAATGGCAACATAAACTCATTAACATCCACCCTTCGCTTTTGCCAAAATACCCGGGTTTAAACACGCATCAACGTGCATTAGATGCTAGGGACGCTATCCATGGCATTAGCATACATTATGTCAATGCTGAAGTGGATGGAGGCCCTGTTATTGCGCAAGCTCAATTAGAAATCAAATCACAGGATAGCGCCGAAACCTTGGCTCAACGCATTCATGAACTCGAACATCAACTATTACCAGCTGTTGTATTAGCTATCGCTACTAAAAAAATTCACTACAACCTAGCCCATCATCAAGTAACCTTTTTAGGTGATGAAATTCAAGCGCCACTTAGTCTCGAAAATTTGTATCGCGCTAAATCCACGGACTAGGAGTTCAACAATGTCTCTATTTTTTCGTTCTAAACGCCCTGTTTTACTTATTGGCATGATCATGCTCATCCTAACTGGCTCGATTCAAGCTGTGGTTGCTCAATCAACATTAAAGCCGGACTTTAATGCTGAATTCACCGTACGTGTAATGGGAATTAATGTAGGCACCGCCTCACAGTCTTTAAGTTGCGAAGCTCAAAGTTGCCTTTTAGAAACCAGTGCGATTCCAGATCGATGGGCACGACGCTTAGCCAATGAACAAACCCATGAACGAATTGAACTAGGCCTCGATGATAACAACCAATTACGCTGGTTAAGCTATCAAAAAACCTTACAACGCTATCGCGGCAATACCACACCTCAAATTACCCGTTTTTTTTGGGATAGCGAAGCAAATGAAATTGTCAATCCTGACCGCAACCTGAGCTGGCCAGCTAGCGAACAAGCGTTTGACATGATTGCGATTATTTATGCGCTGCGTCAAAGCCTACGCGCTGGTCAACACAATCCTCCGCTACTGCTGCAAGAAGATAAACGTCAAACACCCGTGAGCTTTGTCAGTGCCAATCAAACAACACAAGTCCACACGCAATTCCGCAGCAATTTGGCAGCACGTTACTATGAATGGGCGTCCGAAGAAGTTCAGGTCAAAATTTGGTTACTCGATGACTTTGCTTTTTTTCCTGGTCGTATTGAATTGACCCAACATGATAGCGGTCGCAGCGTTATCCTTAGCCTAAAATCACCTCCGACCTTTTAACTGGATCTAGCTCACATGAAACTTTCCGATCGAGATATTATTAGCGCGCTCAAACAAGGACGCATTGGTATTGAACCCGCCCCTGCGGCTAACAAAATTAAAGGAATAAGTGTAGATTTACGCCTAGACAATCGATTCCGCGTCTTCAATGATCACACGGCACCCTTTATTGACCTAAGCGGTCCTCGTGAAGAAGTGCAAACACTACTCGATAAAATTATGGGCAATGAAATTGTCATCGAAGCTGATCAAGCCTTTTTTCTTCATCCAGGTGAGCTTGCACTTGCCTCGACCTATGAATCTATTACCATTCCAGATGACCTGGTAGGCTGGCTAGATGGCCGCTCAAGCTTAGCGCGACTTGGACTGATGGTGCATGTCACCGCACATCGCATCGATCCAGGCTGGCAAGGCCAGATTGTGCTCGAAATATTTAACAGTGGCAAGCTGCCTTTAGCCCTTAGACCTGGCATGGATATCTGTGCCATCAATTTTGAAACTTTATCAAGTCCTAGCACCACACCTTACAATAAACGCGCTGATGCGAAATATCGCAATCAAACCGGTCCAACAGCGAGTCGGATTAATCAGGATCAACCTGACGAACGACAACTTGACCTGCTCGGTTAATCGACTAAACTCCCTTAAATCATAATCAAATTTGGTAAGCTAGATAATTCCTGATAAAATTAGTCAGGAATTATTTGTAGGCGTTTAATAAGAGGCTTTCCATGGGATTAATCAGCAAATTATTTGGCTCAGACGCCGCTAAAACTCTTAATGAGACCCAACAAACCCTGTTTGAACAACACGTGGGTCAACTCCTGTTTCCGCTATTTGAACAAACCCTTATCAAAACCAAAGCGATCGAAAATATCCACTTTGAAAAAGGTCGTTTATCGTTTGATCTTATTTGGCCTTTTGCTGCCAAGCAACTACACGCACAACTTAATCAAGCGATTGAACAGGCGGTAGCCAAGATTCCAGAGGTGACTCAACTCAGTATTCAGCCTATCACCCGTATTCAAGCCTATCAAACCCAGCCAA comes from Thiomicrospira aerophila AL3 and encodes:
- the purN gene encoding phosphoribosylglycinamide formyltransferase yields the protein MAFEIVVLVSGFGSNLQALIDAAKAHPDQYRIKAVICNRPQAYALERARQANIPYFTICAAAGQTRESYDQQLNQQLETLQPDLIVMAGFMRILSAGFTEKWQHKLINIHPSLLPKYPGLNTHQRALDARDAIHGISIHYVNAEVDGGPVIAQAQLEIKSQDSAETLAQRIHELEHQLLPAVVLAIATKKIHYNLAHHQVTFLGDEIQAPLSLENLYRAKSTD
- a CDS encoding DUF3108 domain-containing protein translates to MSLFFRSKRPVLLIGMIMLILTGSIQAVVAQSTLKPDFNAEFTVRVMGINVGTASQSLSCEAQSCLLETSAIPDRWARRLANEQTHERIELGLDDNNQLRWLSYQKTLQRYRGNTTPQITRFFWDSEANEIVNPDRNLSWPASEQAFDMIAIIYALRQSLRAGQHNPPLLLQEDKRQTPVSFVSANQTTQVHTQFRSNLAARYYEWASEEVQVKIWLLDDFAFFPGRIELTQHDSGRSVILSLKSPPTF
- the dcd gene encoding dCTP deaminase; protein product: MKLSDRDIISALKQGRIGIEPAPAANKIKGISVDLRLDNRFRVFNDHTAPFIDLSGPREEVQTLLDKIMGNEIVIEADQAFFLHPGELALASTYESITIPDDLVGWLDGRSSLARLGLMVHVTAHRIDPGWQGQIVLEIFNSGKLPLALRPGMDICAINFETLSSPSTTPYNKRADAKYRNQTGPTASRINQDQPDERQLDLLG
- the purM gene encoding phosphoribosylformylglycinamidine cyclo-ligase → MSTKPSLSYKDAGVDIDAGDALVQAIKPIAKATARPEVMASLGGFGALFELPIHKYKNPVLVSGTDGVGTKLRLAIDSEKHDQVGIDLVAMCVNDLIVQGAEPLFFLDYYATGKLDIHVAKDVINGIGEGCQQAGCALIGGETAEMPGMYPVGDYDLAGFCVGIVEKDQLIDGSKVQAGDKLIGIASSGPHSNGYSLIRKIIEVSGANLNEELNGQKLIDALMAPTKIYVKSLLELFKTVEVHALSHITGGGLIENLPRVMPDHTCAKIDSQAWQRPAVFDWLQEQGNVDKIEMHRTFNCGIGMVVVVAADQADAALAKLKALGEQAWLIGEMVHSETAQPHVELH